In one Phyllostomus discolor isolate MPI-MPIP mPhyDis1 chromosome 8, mPhyDis1.pri.v3, whole genome shotgun sequence genomic region, the following are encoded:
- the LOC114503356 gene encoding putative gustatory receptor clone PTE01: MTNSATLPALGLEPEPSVPMQGSSSGFSLPGPTAAETEQPLPQNQTGDSEFFLLGLSDDPELQPLLFGLFLAMYLVTMLGNLLIILAIISDSHLHTPMYFFLSNLSLADISFSSTTVPKMLVNLQTYSKSITYAGCLTQVTFFSLFGSLESLLLAVMAYDRLVAICQPLHYLVIMNPHLCGLSVLLSFFISLLVSQLHYLMVSQLTFCADVQIPHFFCDASQLLNLACSDTSINNILIYFFGAIIGGVPLSGILFSYTQIVSSILRVPSSGGKYKAFSTCGSHLSVVCLFYGTGLGVYLSSTVSSSLRNGAVASVMYTVVTPMLNPFIYSLRNRDIKSALWRVMRSIA, translated from the exons ATGACAAACTCAGCCACACTGCCAGCCCTGGGGTTGGAGCCTGAACCTTCAGTGCCCATGCAGGGCAGCAGCAGTGGATTCTCACTGCCTGGTCCTACTGCAGCAGAGACAGAACAGCCCT TACCACAGAATCAAACAGGTGACTCTGAATTCTTCCTCCTGGGACTGTCAGATGACCCAGAGCTGCAGCCTCTTCTGTTTGGCCTGTTCCTGGCCATGTACCTGGTGACCATGCTGGggaacctgctcatcatcctggccATCATCTCtgactcccacctccacacacctatgtacttcttcctttccaatctgtcTCTGGCTGACATCAGTTTCAGCAGCACTACAGTCCCCAAGATGCTGGTGAACCTCCAGACATACAGCAAATCCATCACCTATGCAGGCTGCCTAACTCAGGTCACGTTTTTTTCTCTGTTTGGAAGTTTGGAGAGTCTACTTCTGGCCGTGATGGCTTATGACCGGTTGGTAGCCATTTGTCAGCCTCTGCACTACCTGGTCATCATGAACCCCCACCTCTGTGGCTTGAGTGTCCTGCTGTCATTTTTCATCAGCCTTTTGGTCTCCCAGCTGCACTACTTGATGGTGTCACAACTCACCTTCTGTGCAGATGTGCaaattcctcatttcttttgtgATGCTTCTCAACTCCTCAACCTTGCCTGTTCTGACACCTCCATTAATAACATATTGATCTATTTTTTTGGTGCTATCATTGGTGGTGTTCCACTCTCAGGGATCCTTTTCTCTTACACTCAAATTGTTTCCTCCATTCTGAGAGTCCCATCATCAGGGGGGAAGTAtaaggccttctccacctgtggcTCTCACCTGtcagttgtttgcttattttatggAACAGGCCTCGGGGTGTACCTCAGTTCCACAGTGTCATCTTCCCTGAGGAATGGTGCAGTGGCCTCAGTGATGTATACTGTTGTCACCCCaatgctgaaccccttcatctacagcctgaggaacagggACATCAAGAGTGCTCTATGGAGGGTGATGAGAAGTATAGCCTAG
- the LOC114503642 gene encoding putative olfactory receptor 7A2, whose product METGNQTQVSYFILLGFSQDSENQPILFCLFLSMYLTTVLGNLLIILTITSDSYLHMPMYFFLSNLSLADICFTSTTIPKMLVNIQTQSKVITYAGCITQMCFFNIFGVMDTLLLTLMAYDRFVAICHPLHYTFIMNPHLCGLLVLMSWFISITYSLTQSLLTLRLSFCTNWEISHFYCELAQALTIACSDTLINHILIYMGTTLLAIVPFSGILCSYVRIFSSILRIPSDHGKYKAFSTCGSHLSTVSLFYGTGLGVYLSSDVRSWRSMIASVMYTVVTPMLNPFIYSLRNRDIKRALQKVLGRKLYVL is encoded by the coding sequence ATGGAAACAGGAAATCAAACAcaagtttcatattttatacTTCTGGGGTTTTCCCAAGACTCAGAAAATCAACCCATCTTATTCTGTCTTTTCCTGTCCATGTACCTGACCACTGTGTTGGGAAACCTGCTTATCATCCTGACCATCACCTCTGACTCCTACCTCCACATGCCAATGTACTTTTTCCTCTCCAACCTCTCCTTGGCTGACATCTgtttcacctccaccaccatcccaAAGATGCTGGTGAACATCCAGACACAGAGCAAAGTCATCACCTATGCAGGCTGCATAACccagatgtgtttttttaatatttttggagttATGGACACTCTTCTCCTTACACTGATGGCCTATGACCGGTTTGTGGCCATCTGTCACCCCTTACACTACACATTCATCATGAACCCCCATCTCTGTGGCCTGCTGGTTCTTATGTCCTGGTTCATCAGCATAACATACTCCCTGACCCAGAGTCTGTTGACATTGCGGCTGTCTTTCTGTACCAACTGGGAGATTTCACACTTTTACTGTGAACTTGCTCAGGCCCTCACCATAGCCTGCTCAGACACACTCATCAATCATATCCTGATCTATATGGGGACTACCCTTCTTGCCATTGTTCCCTTCTCAGGGATTCTTTGCTCCTATGTTCGAATTTTCTCCTCAATCTTGAGAATCCCATCAGATCATGGGAAATATAAAGCTTTTTCTACCTGTGGGTCTCACCTGTCCACAGTTTCTTTATTCTATGGGACGGGCCTTGGTGTGTATCTCAGTTCTGATGTACGTTCCTGGAGGAGCATGATTGCCTCAGTGATGTACACTGTGGTCACCCCaatgctgaaccccttcatctacagccTGCGGAACAGGGACATCAAGAGGGCTCTACAGAAAGTTCTTGGGAGAAAGCTCTATGTTCTGTAA
- the LOC114503372 gene encoding putative gustatory receptor clone PTE01, translating into MEPEPSVPMQGSSRGFSLPGPTTAETEQPLPQNQTGDSEFFLLGLSDDPELQPLLFGLFLAMYLVTMLGNLLIILSIISNSHLHTPMYFFLSNLSLADISFSSTTVPKMLVNLQTYSKSITYADCLTQVTFFTLFGTLESLLLAVMAYDRLVAICQPLHYLVIMNPRLCGLCVLLSFLFSLLDSQLHYLMVSQLTFCADVEIPHFFCDPSQLLNLACSDTSTNYILIYFLGAIIGGVPLSGILFSYSRIVSSILRVPSSGGKYKAFSTCGSHLSVVCLFYGTGLGVYLSSTVSSSLRKVAVASVMYTVVTPMLNPFVYSLRNRDIKSALWRVIRRIA; encoded by the exons ATGGAGCCTGAGCCTTCAGTGCCCATGCAGGGAAGCAGCAGGGGATTCTCACTGCCTGGTCCTACTACAGCAGAGACAGAACAGCCCC TACCACAGAATCAAACAGGTGACTCTGAATTCTTCCTCCTGGGACTGTCAGATGACCCAGAGCTGCAGCCTCTTCTGTTTGGCCTGTTCCTAGCCATGTACCTGGTGACCATGCTAGGTAATCTGCTCATCATCCTATCCATCATCTCTaactcccacctccacacacctatgtacttcttcctttccaatctgtcCCTGGCTGACATCAGTTTCAGCAGCACTACAGTCCCCAAGATGCTGGTGAACCTCCAGACATACAGCAAGTCCATCACCTATGCAGACTGCCTAACTCAGGTCACGTTTTTTACTCTATTTGGAACTTTGGAGAGTCTACTTCTGGCCGTGATGGCTTATGATCGCTTGGTAGCCATTTGTCAGCCTTTACACTACCTGGTCATCATGAACCCCCGCCTCTGTGGCTTGTGTGTCCTGCTGTCATTTTTATTCAGCCTTTTGGATTCCCAGCTGCACTACTTGATGGTGTCACAACTCACCTTCTGTGCAGATGTGGaaattcctcatttcttttgtgACCCTTCTCAACTCCTCAACCTTGCCTGTTCTGACACCTCCACTAATTACATATTGATCTATTTTTTGGGTGCTATCATTGGTGGTGTTCCACTCTCAGGGATCCTTTTCTCTTACAGTCGAATTGTTTCCTCCATTCTGAGAGTCCCATCATCAGGGGGGAAGTAtaaggccttctccacctgtggcTCTCACCTGtcagttgtttgcttattttatggAACAGGCCTTGGGGTGTACCTCAGTTCCACTGTGTCATCCTCCCTGAGGAAGGTTGCAGTCGCCTCAGTGATGTACACTGTTGTCACCCCAATGCTGAACCCCTTcgtctacagcctgaggaacagggACATCAAGAGTGCTCTATGGAGGGTGATCAGAAGAATAGCCTAA